The genome window CTTGGAAATCATAATCAGGATACGCATCTACTTTTATCGTTACTTTCTGCCCAACTACCATTTTGTTTAGCTGTGTTTCTTTAAAATTAGCCACAACCCAAGCTTCATTGTTATTAATGATGTAAAATAAAGACTGTCCGGCTTGTACCAATTGTCCTGGCTGGATATCAATTTTTGAAACCTGACCGTCAATTGCAGCAGTTACTACTGTGTAAGTTAAATTTAACTGAGCTGCTTCCAATAATGCTTTTGCTTTTTTAATATTAGCGGCAGCTACAAGTGTCTGTTTGTCAGAAACTCTTGATTTTGCTTCAATAGCCGATTTTTGATAAGAACTTGCTTTTTGCTGCTGTTCCAAAATACGTACTTGGCTTTCTGCTTCTTGCTTTGCAGCTAGAGCCTGTTCGTATTGCTGTTTAGTGATCGAATGCGTTTTGTATAAATTTTCATAACGTACATAATCACTGTTTGCTCTTCCTAATCTAATTTTTGCAGTCTCAATATTTCCTCCTGCAGATTGTATATTGGCATTCGAAACAGCAACATTTGCTAATGCGCTTCCAATTTCTTCCTTGGCAGATTCAAAACTGCTTTCAGAACCGATATAGGCAGCATTGGCTTCTTCAATTTTCAATTGGTAATCTCTTTTGTCAATGGTAAATAAGGTATCTCCCTTTTTTACATAATCATTGTCTTTTACATACACTTTGCTGATATAACCAGAAACCCTTGGAATTATTGGGTTCATGTTTTTCTCTATCTGAGCATCATCCGTTTCTTCATGTGATTGAGAATGAATGTATTTTACTATTCCATAAGTTCCTCCTCCTAGGATTAAAACCAATAGGATTATAATGAATTTGGTGTTTGTTTTTTTCTTTTCCATGATATTGGTGGTCGTTATATTTTTGAAAGATTGAAGGTTTGTGATAGCTGTCCTGTTGTTGATAGTAATTCGTAATATCTTTGAATAACATCTACTTTGGAAATAGTTTCGCTGATTTTTGATCTAAGCTGTTCTACATCGGCATCCAGTAAATCATTGGTATCTGCAAGTCCATTTTCGTTTTTATCTTTTACAATACGATAATTTTCGGCAGACTGTTCAACAGCTTGGGTTAAAACAATACTTTGCTTTACAGCCAGATCATAATTGGTAATTGCCTGCTGTACCTGCACGCGAATATTATCTTTTAATAACTCTTCAGAATTTTGAACTTCAAGATTTTTGCTTTTTGCAATTTTTACCTCAGTACCGTTTTTTAGAATACCGCTAAGATCATATGAAACACCAACACCTAAAAACATGGCATTTTGGACCGTCAAGATGTGCTGTATGTTTAAAGCAGCATATCCGCCGGTCAAAGCAACAGTTGGATAATAGTTGGACTGGGCCATTTTTAAGTTGTTTTGAGAGGCTTTCTCCTGGAATTTTAATGCTTCCAAATCTTTACGGTTTTCAAGTGCCGGTTTCTCGTCAGTAGGAATTTCATCCTTTGGGAAATTAATCAGATCACTTTCATTAACTACTAATTTTGTTCCTGCTGGTAATTTCAATATAGTAACAAGGTAGTAATTGAATATCGTTTCGTTATTGATTGCTTCATCAAGAGAAAGCTGAAGTTTAGAAACCTGTAGCTGTGCTTTTAATAAATCATTACGAGGTATAATTCCATTTTTTTCCAAAGCAATAAAATCAGTAACGCGCTGCTGTGCACTTTTTTGGTTTTCTTTTATTAATTCAATGGTTCTTTGCGATTTGTACAAATTGGCATAATAGTTTATTACCCTCATTGCCACATCTTCTTTTGTTTTAGAAGCCATTGCATTTTCTGCCTGGAATAAATTGTCCTGAAGCTTAATTTCATTTTGAATTTTAAATCCAGAAAATATTGGAACTTTTAAGCTCGCTTGACCTATAGCTATATGACCTGGGGCAGGCATTCCTGCACCTGAGTCTCCCAGACTAATATTGGAACTTATTGTTGGTTCATTCAAACCAAGAAATTGTCCAGAAATTGTTAAATCAGGATACTGATTGTTTTTTGCCGATTGTAATTCGTGTTTTTTGGTGTCTGCTTTGGTGTTCGCCAATGAAACTTCATTACTTTTTGTCCATGCCAATTGTATTGCTTCTTCGAGCTTTAAATTGGTTTTGTCTTGGGCATTGATGGATGAAATTCCAATGAAGAACCCTCCAAAGAGCATTAAATTTCTAACTTTCATACGTCAAGAGGGCTTTAATGGTTTGTTGAATGTGCATTGTCAAAGTTGTTTTTATGTAATTGTTGTATTTTTCTTCGGTATTTAGATTTAAAATTTCTTCAAAAAAAGGTCTGTTCATATAAAAATGAAAGTAGGTGCCTAAAATTGTAGGAGTTAAAAGTTCAATAATGACATCTTTTCTAAATACTCCTTTGGCCTGACCTTCTCGAATTATAATTTCTAATGATTTTAGGTTTGCTTTTTTTATTTCTGAAAAAGATTCTAATTCTAAAACTCTTTTTTTCGAAGCTAATTCAAAATGTAAAATTCGATAAATTCCTTTGTTGCAATTAAGCCGATTGACATAAAGGGCAATTAGCTTGTAAATTTTTCCAACTGGATCCAGTTCTTCGTCTATTAGATCGCTTAAGAGTTCTTTAAGCCCTGAAGTTTTATATAAGACCAAAGATTCCAGTAACTTTTCTTTGCTGCCAAAATAATAAGAAACCATAGCAATGTTAATTTTGGCTTCCTTGGCAATATCTCTTATCGAAGTACCATCAAATCCTTTTTCAGCAAAAAGATTTTCCGCTACCAGAAGAATCTGAATTTGTTTTTCGTTAAAGTCCGTTTTCACTGTTCCATTTTAAATTCTGTACAAAATTAAACACTTGTTTAAATTAAACACTTGTTTAATTTTGCTTTAACTTTATTTTAACATTTTTTGAATTAAAAATTTAATTGTATTTAAAATTACATAAATTAGTTTTAAATTGTATGGATTGATATTTAAATTATTGATTATCAATGAATAAATAAATTGTGAATATCTATTTTTGCGAATTAAGCGTTTTTTTTTGTTTAAAATCTATCTTTGGCATCCTTAAAAAAAATATATGAGCACAATTTGGTACGAATGCAAAGTTAAGTACAGAAAAACAGATGAAACTGGAGGACAAAAGGTTACAACAGAACCTTATTTGGTAGATGCTTTATCTTATACAGAAGCAGAGAGCAGAATCACCGAAGAGATGTCCGCTTATATTAGTGAAGAATTTAAAATCACCAATATAAAAATGGCCAATTATGCGGAGATTCATCCTTTTGAAAATACGGACCGCTGGTTTAAAACCAGAGTTTCATTAATGGCTTATGATGAAGAAAGCGGTAAAGAAAGAAAATCAAATATGTATTTACTGATACAGGCCAATGATGTGAAAGAAGCTTTTGATAATACGGTTCATGTGATGAAGACGACTATGGGCGAATATTCCATTCCTGCTATTTCTGAGTCTCCAATTATGGATGTATTTCCATATTTTTCGGGAGAAGATGGTGAATTGGAGGAATTGGAAAAATTTAATGCCCGCAAAAACTCTAAACCCGAAATAATAAAAGAAACTGATTTTGAAGATCCTATGGAATTTGAAACGGTTTTGGAGGAAGATGAGCAGGAAGCTTAAAAAACAGCAGCTGAATACATAAAAAAGGATTTTTTTGGTGCTGGCTATGCATTGAAAAAATCCTTTTATTTTTTTGGTCTAAATTTCATTATTTATCAGCAAAATGGGTAATCATAGATTTT of Flavobacterium marginilacus contains these proteins:
- a CDS encoding TetR/AcrR family transcriptional regulator yields the protein MKTDFNEKQIQILLVAENLFAEKGFDGTSIRDIAKEAKINIAMVSYYFGSKEKLLESLVLYKTSGLKELLSDLIDEELDPVGKIYKLIALYVNRLNCNKGIYRILHFELASKKRVLELESFSEIKKANLKSLEIIIREGQAKGVFRKDVIIELLTPTILGTYFHFYMNRPFFEEILNLNTEEKYNNYIKTTLTMHIQQTIKALLTYES
- a CDS encoding DUF4494 domain-containing protein; protein product: MSTIWYECKVKYRKTDETGGQKVTTEPYLVDALSYTEAESRITEEMSAYISEEFKITNIKMANYAEIHPFENTDRWFKTRVSLMAYDEESGKERKSNMYLLIQANDVKEAFDNTVHVMKTTMGEYSIPAISESPIMDVFPYFSGEDGELEELEKFNARKNSKPEIIKETDFEDPMEFETVLEEDEQEA
- a CDS encoding TolC family protein, whose protein sequence is MKVRNLMLFGGFFIGISSINAQDKTNLKLEEAIQLAWTKSNEVSLANTKADTKKHELQSAKNNQYPDLTISGQFLGLNEPTISSNISLGDSGAGMPAPGHIAIGQASLKVPIFSGFKIQNEIKLQDNLFQAENAMASKTKEDVAMRVINYYANLYKSQRTIELIKENQKSAQQRVTDFIALEKNGIIPRNDLLKAQLQVSKLQLSLDEAINNETIFNYYLVTILKLPAGTKLVVNESDLINFPKDEIPTDEKPALENRKDLEALKFQEKASQNNLKMAQSNYYPTVALTGGYAALNIQHILTVQNAMFLGVGVSYDLSGILKNGTEVKIAKSKNLEVQNSEELLKDNIRVQVQQAITNYDLAVKQSIVLTQAVEQSAENYRIVKDKNENGLADTNDLLDADVEQLRSKISETISKVDVIQRYYELLSTTGQLSQTFNLSKI
- a CDS encoding HlyD family secretion protein encodes the protein MEKKKTNTKFIIILLVLILGGGTYGIVKYIHSQSHEETDDAQIEKNMNPIIPRVSGYISKVYVKDNDYVKKGDTLFTIDKRDYQLKIEEANAAYIGSESSFESAKEEIGSALANVAVSNANIQSAGGNIETAKIRLGRANSDYVRYENLYKTHSITKQQYEQALAAKQEAESQVRILEQQQKASSYQKSAIEAKSRVSDKQTLVAAANIKKAKALLEAAQLNLTYTVVTAAIDGQVSKIDIQPGQLVQAGQSLFYIINNNEAWVVANFKETQLNKMVVGQKVTIKVDAYPDYDFQATLTSFSPATGSRFSLLPPDNATGNFVKTIQRLPVKISLDASNDPEKVKLLRPGMNADVDVHLK